The following proteins are co-located in the Leptotrichia trevisanii DSM 22070 genome:
- a CDS encoding ATP-binding protein: MIRIDRKEYLDILVKSKDRQIIKVVSGVRRCGKSTLFEIYKDFLLENGVAKNQIISINFEDMDYEELTNYKKLYEYIKSKIIEDKRNYIFLDEIQHVDKFEKVVDSLFIKENTDLYITGSNAYFMSSELATLLSGRYIELKMLPLSFKEYYQAKLEYEKMEQKENKTLKTLIQYYNEYIVNSSFPYTLQLDSDLKNIHEYLSGIYNSVLLKDIVARLKISDVMRLESVVKYIFDNIGNLTSLSKIGNTLTSMERKTDVKTIEKYIRGLTDSLLVHEVSRYNIKGKEFLSTLSKYYVADLGLRQMILGNRNIDMGHILENIIYLELIRRKGNVYVGQFDKNEIDFVIVNSNEIEYYQVALTVLDENTLKRELDAFKNIKDNYPKYLVTLDDVMVNTDYDGIKVINALEWLLFSKE, translated from the coding sequence ATGATAAGAATAGATAGAAAAGAATATTTAGATATTTTAGTAAAATCAAAAGACAGACAGATAATAAAGGTTGTGTCTGGTGTAAGAAGATGTGGAAAATCCACTCTTTTTGAGATATATAAAGATTTTCTGCTTGAAAATGGAGTTGCAAAAAATCAGATTATATCCATAAATTTTGAAGATATGGATTATGAAGAACTTACAAATTACAAAAAACTTTACGAATATATAAAATCTAAAATAATTGAAGATAAAAGGAATTACATATTTTTAGATGAAATTCAGCATGTGGATAAATTTGAAAAAGTTGTAGACAGCCTTTTTATAAAAGAAAATACAGACCTGTATATAACAGGCTCTAATGCCTATTTTATGTCGAGCGAGCTGGCAACCCTTTTAAGTGGGCGTTATATAGAACTGAAAATGTTGCCTTTATCATTTAAGGAGTATTATCAGGCTAAATTAGAATATGAAAAAATGGAGCAAAAGGAAAATAAAACGTTAAAAACACTTATACAATATTATAATGAATATATAGTAAACAGTTCATTTCCTTATACTTTACAGTTAGACAGTGATTTAAAAAATATACATGAATATTTAAGTGGAATATATAACTCAGTGCTTTTAAAAGATATAGTTGCAAGATTGAAAATTTCAGATGTAATGAGACTTGAAAGTGTTGTGAAGTATATATTTGATAATATCGGTAATTTGACTTCGCTTTCAAAAATAGGGAATACTTTAACTTCAATGGAAAGAAAAACAGATGTAAAAACCATTGAAAAATATATTAGAGGGCTTACTGACAGTTTACTTGTACATGAAGTTAGCAGATATAATATAAAAGGGAAAGAATTTCTATCTACATTATCAAAATATTATGTTGCAGATTTAGGGCTTAGACAGATGATTTTAGGTAACAGAAATATAGATATGGGGCATATACTGGAAAATATAATTTATCTTGAACTGATTAGAAGAAAAGGCAATGTATATGTTGGGCAGTTTGATAAAAATGAAATTGATTTTGTTATTGTCAATTCAAATGAAATTGAGTATTATCAGGTTGCTTTGACTGTCTTAGATGAAAATACTTTAAAAAGGGAACTGGATGCCTTTAAAAATATTAAGGATAACTATCCGAAGTATCTTGTAACTTTAGATGATGTAATGGTGAATACTGACTATGACGGAATAAAGGTTATAAATGCTCTGGAGTGGTTATTATTTTCTAAAGAATAA
- the cbiD gene encoding cobalt-precorrin-5B (C(1))-methyltransferase CbiD, with amino-acid sequence MEEYVYFNGKKLRYGYTTGSSATAATKAALIYLLDNERNDISEVTIELPSGKPLTIKVDSLKIKENYALASVLKDGGDDPDVTHGLEIFSKVNLRNDSKINIFGGIGVGKVTKKGLPIAPGNSAINPVPLKMIRQAVESVLPQGMGADVEIFVPKGEETAKKTLNAKLGIIGGISILGTTGIVKPMSEEAWKASLAIELKMALENSENGEAIFLFGNRGKKYLTDNFEDNTSQSVVISNFVGYMFDRACEFEAKKIYFIGELGKFVKVAGGIFHTHSRVSDAKMEILTANALLVGENMENLKKIMASNTTEEATKYIEKTEVYDLLAKKAKQKCEEYCRRNGWDLEVETLIISAERKELGSSKNFFDNFKRKGL; translated from the coding sequence ATGGAAGAATATGTATATTTTAATGGCAAGAAGCTAAGATATGGCTATACAACGGGAAGTTCTGCAACCGCAGCTACAAAAGCCGCATTAATATATCTTCTAGATAACGAAAGAAATGATATATCAGAAGTAACTATCGAACTTCCCTCAGGAAAACCCTTGACAATAAAAGTGGATTCATTAAAAATAAAAGAAAATTACGCTTTGGCATCAGTCTTAAAAGACGGTGGAGATGATCCTGATGTTACCCACGGTTTGGAAATTTTTTCAAAAGTAAATTTGAGAAATGACTCAAAAATAAATATCTTTGGCGGAATAGGAGTTGGAAAAGTTACTAAAAAAGGGCTTCCTATCGCTCCTGGAAATTCCGCAATAAATCCGGTACCCTTAAAAATGATAAGACAGGCTGTGGAAAGTGTATTGCCGCAAGGTATGGGGGCAGATGTGGAAATATTTGTTCCAAAAGGTGAAGAAACTGCTAAAAAGACATTGAATGCAAAACTTGGAATTATTGGTGGAATCTCGATCCTTGGGACGACTGGGATAGTAAAGCCAATGTCGGAAGAAGCGTGGAAAGCGTCGCTTGCTATCGAGTTAAAAATGGCTCTTGAAAATTCAGAAAATGGAGAAGCTATTTTTTTATTTGGAAACAGGGGGAAAAAATATTTAACTGACAACTTTGAGGATAACACTTCTCAATCGGTTGTAATAAGCAACTTTGTGGGCTATATGTTTGACAGGGCATGTGAATTTGAGGCAAAAAAAATTTACTTTATTGGTGAACTTGGAAAATTTGTGAAAGTTGCAGGAGGGATATTTCATACACACAGCAGGGTTTCTGACGCAAAAATGGAAATTCTCACAGCGAATGCGCTGCTTGTAGGCGAAAACATGGAAAACCTAAAAAAGATAATGGCTTCCAACACAACCGAAGAAGCTACAAAATACATTGAAAAAACAGAAGTTTACGATCTTCTGGCAAAAAAAGCCAAACAGAAATGTGAAGAATATTGCCGAAGAAACGGTTGGGATCTGGAAGTGGAAACACTTATTATTTCTGCTGAAAGAAAAGAGCTGGGAAGCAGTAAGAACTTTTTTGATAATTTTAAAAGAAAAGGGCTTTAA
- a CDS encoding precorrin-8X methylmutase produces the protein MSYIKDPKGIEVRSFEIITEGLGNKVDHFAENEKPIVKRLVHTTGDFGYADITEFHNDAVNSAMEAIKSGCRIYCDTNMIVTGLNKMGLSKFGCSAYCLVNDEEVAKEAKERGITRSMVGIERAVKDKDTKIFLIGNAPTALFKLLEEIDKDGAEKPKLIAGVPVGFVGCPESKAALSGYDVPFIRTNGTKGGSTVAVAVLHGILYQMFERDRY, from the coding sequence ATGTCATATATTAAAGATCCGAAAGGGATAGAAGTTAGAAGTTTTGAGATAATAACGGAAGGGTTGGGGAACAAAGTTGATCATTTTGCTGAAAATGAGAAACCGATTGTGAAAAGGCTTGTGCATACTACTGGGGATTTTGGTTATGCAGATATTACAGAGTTTCATAATGATGCTGTAAATTCGGCTATGGAAGCGATAAAATCAGGGTGTAGGATATATTGCGATACAAATATGATTGTTACTGGATTAAATAAAATGGGACTTTCGAAATTTGGATGTTCGGCATACTGCCTTGTAAATGACGAGGAAGTGGCAAAAGAAGCTAAGGAAAGAGGAATTACAAGATCAATGGTTGGAATTGAAAGAGCAGTAAAAGATAAGGATACAAAAATATTTTTGATTGGAAATGCTCCAACAGCATTATTTAAACTTCTTGAAGAGATAGATAAAGATGGAGCAGAAAAACCTAAATTGATTGCAGGAGTGCCAGTAGGCTTTGTAGGATGCCCTGAATCAAAGGCGGCACTTTCAGGTTACGATGTGCCGTTTATAAGGACTAACGGTACAAAAGGCGGAAGCACAGTGGCTGTGGCAGTATTGCACGGAATATTGTATCAGATGTTTGAAAGAGATAGATATTAA